One genomic segment of Pseudomonas sp. RU47 includes these proteins:
- a CDS encoding ABC transporter substrate-binding protein gives MKLSRFLRSALLTALFTSPLSYAVDPLVLHVGDQNYYNIRASVEASGVLKDAPYTVDWKHFQAAAPLAEALQTGSLDLGFLGDSGFLFLAAKQAPVKLIGVSRQNPDTIALLVPKDSPVKTIADLKGKKVAYWPGAWSQQLTLRALEQSGLPENYVDFVKLMPIDAAAALPQGSIDAFPVWEPYISQQIVFSGARPILTAKNLMPGLSAIAASTPSIDSKRAAIADFLGRLKQARAWVDSHTDEYADLWAKKANLDQQVSRHWLRQAHMTVGPVDQQAATDLQSTADFLFKVKALPVPLATAAIIDTSFQQALTH, from the coding sequence ATGAAGCTTTCTCGTTTCCTACGCAGTGCGTTATTAACAGCACTGTTCACCTCGCCGCTTTCCTACGCAGTCGACCCATTGGTCCTGCATGTCGGTGATCAGAACTACTACAACATTCGAGCTTCAGTAGAGGCGTCCGGCGTATTGAAAGACGCGCCTTATACTGTCGACTGGAAACACTTCCAGGCCGCAGCACCCTTGGCGGAAGCCTTGCAGACCGGCTCGCTGGATCTGGGTTTTCTCGGTGATTCCGGCTTTCTGTTTCTGGCCGCCAAGCAGGCGCCAGTGAAGTTGATCGGCGTCTCGCGGCAGAATCCCGACACCATCGCGTTGCTGGTGCCTAAGGATTCTCCGGTGAAAACCATCGCCGACCTGAAAGGCAAGAAAGTCGCTTACTGGCCGGGTGCGTGGAGTCAGCAGTTGACCTTGCGCGCCCTCGAGCAGAGCGGTCTGCCGGAAAACTATGTCGACTTCGTCAAGCTGATGCCAATCGATGCCGCCGCCGCGTTGCCACAGGGCAGTATTGACGCCTTTCCGGTGTGGGAACCGTACATTTCCCAGCAGATCGTGTTCTCCGGCGCGCGGCCAATCCTGACCGCAAAAAATCTGATGCCGGGGCTCAGCGCTATCGCCGCGTCGACGCCGTCCATCGACAGCAAGCGTGCCGCCATCGCGGATTTCCTCGGCCGTTTGAAACAGGCGCGAGCCTGGGTCGACAGCCACACCGATGAGTACGCCGATCTGTGGGCAAAGAAAGCCAATCTCGATCAGCAGGTGTCTCGGCACTGGTTGCGTCAGGCGCACATGACGGTCGGGCCGGTGGATCAGCAGGCTGCGACGGACCTGCAAAGCACTGCCGACTTCCTGTTCAAAGTGAAAGCGCTGCCGGTGCCGTTGGCCACCGCCGCCATTATCGACACGTCTTTTCAGCAGGCATTGACGCACTGA
- a CDS encoding polysaccharide deacetylase family protein encodes MTSGFKLLCAALIALGLAGCIAAPIEMTAQTETRLKTQAPVRFLLTFDDGPSASSLWNPSATVLDSLKDNPLQPDIKAVFFVQTRAPRAGNSDIGRSIMRREHDEGHILAFHTATHWHTNHRLLDPQELEESLSNGTADIAAITGAPPTLLRPPFWNYDKRTFAAYQQHGLHVLLTDLSANDGKIWGFNASPRRRANMLRQLSQVRERIALGELPTVDGVIPVVVTFHDLNRYTARHTREYLQILLDSAAATGVRLADKPFYDDHVALEKAALARTVEKSSEAVSLPGMWNWIWDHDAH; translated from the coding sequence ATGACATCCGGATTCAAACTTCTTTGTGCTGCGCTGATTGCGCTTGGGCTGGCCGGTTGCATCGCCGCCCCGATAGAAATGACCGCGCAAACCGAAACGCGCCTGAAGACCCAGGCGCCGGTGCGTTTTCTGTTGACGTTCGACGATGGCCCCAGCGCTTCGAGTTTGTGGAATCCGTCGGCCACAGTGCTCGACAGTCTCAAGGACAATCCGCTGCAGCCAGACATCAAAGCGGTGTTCTTTGTGCAGACGCGTGCGCCACGAGCGGGCAACAGTGACATTGGTCGCAGCATCATGCGTCGAGAACATGATGAGGGGCACATTCTCGCGTTTCACACCGCGACCCACTGGCACACCAATCATCGTTTGCTCGACCCGCAAGAACTCGAAGAGTCGCTGAGCAACGGCACGGCTGATATCGCCGCCATCACCGGCGCGCCACCGACATTGTTGCGCCCACCGTTCTGGAACTACGACAAACGCACCTTTGCCGCCTATCAGCAGCACGGTTTGCATGTATTGCTTACGGACTTGAGCGCCAACGACGGCAAGATCTGGGGCTTCAATGCCAGCCCGCGGCGCCGGGCAAACATGCTGCGACAGTTATCGCAGGTTCGTGAACGTATTGCCCTTGGCGAATTGCCAACCGTGGACGGGGTCATTCCGGTGGTGGTGACGTTCCATGATCTCAACCGCTATACCGCGCGGCACACGCGCGAATACCTGCAGATTTTGCTGGATAGCGCCGCCGCCACGGGCGTGAGGCTGGCGGACAAGCCTTTTTATGACGATCACGTCGCGCTGGAGAAAGCGGCGCTGGCGCGCACGGTGGAAAAAAGCTCGGAAGCGGTGAGTTTGCCGGGGATGTGGAACTGGATCTGGGATCATGACGCGCACTGA
- a CDS encoding DUF1652 domain-containing protein yields MLVIADICRIVESGFPARKCDCTPSAQGLLQIKVYDPESGRVDLLLNGVSPEHLVTVRDISNFIGELRTEMSAGRRAFAG; encoded by the coding sequence ATGCTTGTCATTGCCGATATTTGCCGCATCGTCGAGTCTGGCTTTCCGGCACGTAAATGTGACTGCACCCCATCCGCGCAGGGGCTCCTGCAGATCAAGGTTTATGACCCGGAAAGTGGGCGGGTGGATTTATTGCTCAATGGCGTTTCCCCCGAGCATCTGGTCACTGTCCGTGACATTTCCAACTTCATCGGTGAATTACGCACCGAAATGAGCGCCGGTCGTCGCGCGTTCGCTGGCTAA
- a CDS encoding NUDIX hydrolase, giving the protein MKVRATVICEQDRHILLVRKHRCRWTLPGGKVEPGETRAQAAVRELQEETGLDADEVLYLMELQSGSTRHHVYEASVQDFEQVRPQNEIIDCIWHPLDAVRNLNTSEATLRIVQAFQRRL; this is encoded by the coding sequence ATGAAAGTACGTGCAACCGTTATATGCGAACAGGATCGCCACATTCTCCTGGTGCGCAAACACCGCTGCCGCTGGACATTGCCCGGCGGTAAGGTCGAGCCAGGGGAAACCCGGGCGCAGGCTGCCGTGCGCGAATTGCAGGAAGAAACCGGCCTGGATGCCGACGAGGTGTTGTATTTGATGGAACTGCAGAGCGGCAGCACGCGGCATCATGTCTACGAGGCGTCCGTGCAGGACTTTGAGCAGGTGCGCCCGCAAAACGAGATCATCGATTGCATCTGGCATCCGCTGGATGCGGTGCGCAATCTGAACACCAGCGAAGCGACGCTGCGCATTGTTCAAGCGTTTCAACGACGTTTATGA
- a CDS encoding DUF2188 domain-containing protein → MSMPMLNKMHMNGYDVLSVNNGPWRVCTQGDRLASFGSREEALAYAAALPGYKKRSTRAQSHKSH, encoded by the coding sequence ATGAGCATGCCGATGTTGAACAAGATGCACATGAACGGCTATGACGTGCTTAGCGTGAACAATGGCCCATGGCGGGTTTGCACCCAGGGTGATCGGCTGGCGTCGTTTGGCAGCAGGGAGGAGGCGCTGGCCTACGCCGCTGCATTGCCCGGCTACAAAAAACGCTCGACGCGCGCGCAAAGTCACAAAAGCCATTGA
- a CDS encoding DUF6338 family protein yields MGGFCFFLVACGLKVSRKYRSGKCCGSICTTRILRPAWIFYSLTAFKRPDTFGQIVQALIFTFVIQGAVLGIGAICLWVGSKGFSVGKWDARAEALWAFIVSVCLAGLFCYLASNGVLHVWLRKRNLTRKSSHPSEWYSAFERQDRLVTLQLNDERRLFGWPLEWPSGPSEGQFILLNPQWLGDGGEVLTFGAELMVIDSSKVQWVEFNSVEEVVS; encoded by the coding sequence ATGGGCGGTTTCTGCTTTTTTTTGGTTGCTTGCGGGCTGAAGGTCAGTCGGAAATATCGGTCAGGGAAATGCTGCGGCTCAATTTGCACGACAAGAATCCTGCGCCCTGCGTGGATTTTTTACTCACTGACGGCGTTCAAACGACCGGATACGTTCGGGCAGATTGTGCAGGCGCTGATTTTTACGTTTGTGATTCAGGGCGCGGTACTGGGGATTGGGGCAATTTGTCTGTGGGTGGGGTCGAAAGGCTTTTCCGTAGGGAAATGGGATGCTCGGGCGGAGGCATTGTGGGCATTTATTGTTTCAGTATGTCTCGCCGGGCTTTTCTGTTATTTGGCTTCAAACGGGGTGTTGCATGTGTGGCTACGCAAGCGAAACCTGACACGTAAAAGCTCTCATCCCAGCGAGTGGTACAGCGCTTTTGAGCGACAGGATCGCCTTGTCACTTTGCAACTGAATGACGAGAGGCGATTGTTTGGCTGGCCCTTGGAGTGGCCTTCTGGCCCCTCGGAAGGGCAATTTATCTTGCTGAATCCACAATGGCTTGGCGATGGTGGCGAGGTGCTCACTTTTGGCGCCGAATTAATGGTGATAGATTCCTCAAAAGTTCAGTGGGTCGAATTCAATTCTGTCGAGGAGGTTGTTTCATGA
- a CDS encoding LysR substrate-binding domain-containing protein encodes MFELTQLRCFTTVATELNFRRAAERLNMTQPPLSRQIQLLEHHLGVELFTRSTRSVALTAAGRAFFIEAQNLLERAQQAAVTARRFAEGDIGSVNISFVGSAVYEFLPKVIAEARLKQPQVKIDLSEMNTYQQHEALRARRIDLGIARAPLLEPGYATECLVREPFVLAVPSGHPLATAAEVAVSDLDKQPFLMYSHAAYPPFNELLTGMLRSARVAPDYVQWLGSSLTILALVNAGMGLALVPRCATSVVFKNVVFRDIDLGEGVQSELHLIWRENNDNPAFAMLLEAIRRAVAEGWG; translated from the coding sequence ATGTTCGAACTGACCCAGCTGCGCTGCTTCACCACTGTCGCCACCGAACTCAACTTTCGCCGCGCCGCCGAGCGACTGAACATGACGCAGCCGCCGCTGAGCCGGCAGATCCAGCTGCTTGAGCATCACCTCGGCGTCGAACTGTTTACTCGCAGTACCCGCAGTGTTGCGTTAACCGCCGCCGGCCGGGCCTTTTTCATCGAAGCACAGAACCTGCTGGAGCGCGCGCAGCAGGCAGCCGTCACCGCCCGACGGTTTGCCGAGGGCGATATCGGCTCGGTGAACATCAGTTTTGTCGGCAGCGCGGTGTATGAGTTTCTGCCCAAGGTGATCGCCGAGGCGCGACTGAAACAGCCGCAGGTGAAAATCGATCTGTCGGAAATGAACACTTACCAGCAACACGAAGCCCTGCGCGCCCGCCGCATCGATCTGGGCATCGCCCGTGCGCCGTTATTGGAGCCGGGCTACGCCACCGAATGCCTGGTGCGCGAGCCGTTTGTACTGGCGGTGCCGAGTGGACATCCATTGGCAACGGCGGCTGAAGTGGCGGTCAGTGACCTGGATAAACAACCGTTCCTGATGTACTCCCACGCCGCGTATCCGCCGTTCAATGAACTGCTGACCGGCATGCTGCGCTCGGCACGGGTCGCGCCGGATTATGTGCAGTGGCTGGGTTCTTCTCTGACGATTCTGGCCTTGGTCAACGCCGGCATGGGCCTGGCGCTGGTGCCGCGTTGCGCTACCAGTGTGGTGTTCAAGAATGTGGTGTTTCGCGATATCGATCTGGGCGAAGGGGTGCAGAGCGAGCTGCATCTGATCTGGCGGGAGAACAACGACAACCCGGCGTTTGCGATGTTGCTGGAAGCGATTCGCCGGGCGGTGGCTGAGGGTTGGGGCTAG
- a CDS encoding MFS transporter, translating to MKTLQSPLDVTVLARAAAKVKRHVLPLFVVMFIVNYIDRVNIGFVRSHMETDLGIGAAAYGLGAGLFFVGYALFEVPSNMLLQRYGARVWLTRIMFTWGAAAMAMAFVRGETSFYVLRFILGAAEAGFFPGIIYYFTQWLPASERGKTMAVFLSGSAIASVISGPVSGALLHISGLGLHGWQWMFLIEGAASVVLCAFVWFWLQSHPRQAKWLSEEEREALVAAIAEEQRAREASQVVKPSMFKLLADRQIALFCFIYFSIALTIYGATFWLPSMIKKMGNLGDFQVGLLNSIPWIISIVAMYGFAAMAGKWKFQQAWVALTLVIAAIGMFMSTTGGPIFAFVAICFAAIGFKAASALFWPIPQSYLDARIAAAVIALINSIGNLGGFVAPTAFGFLEETTGSIEGGLYGLAATSLIAAVVIFFARTAPGTKGKTPAKPHDDTAVIATASPAASH from the coding sequence TTGAAAACCCTCCAGAGTCCGCTGGACGTCACGGTTCTCGCCCGTGCCGCCGCCAAGGTCAAGCGCCACGTGCTGCCGCTGTTCGTGGTGATGTTCATCGTCAACTACATCGATCGGGTCAACATCGGTTTCGTGCGCAGCCACATGGAAACCGATCTGGGCATCGGCGCGGCGGCTTACGGCCTCGGCGCCGGTTTGTTCTTTGTCGGTTACGCGCTGTTCGAAGTGCCGTCCAACATGCTCCTGCAACGTTACGGCGCGCGGGTCTGGCTGACGCGGATCATGTTCACTTGGGGCGCAGCGGCCATGGCCATGGCCTTCGTCAGAGGGGAAACCAGTTTCTATGTGTTGCGCTTTATTCTCGGTGCGGCGGAGGCGGGGTTCTTTCCGGGGATCATTTATTACTTCACCCAATGGCTGCCGGCCTCCGAGCGCGGCAAGACCATGGCGGTGTTTCTCAGCGGTTCGGCCATTGCCTCGGTGATCTCCGGCCCGGTCTCCGGTGCGTTGCTGCACATCAGCGGCCTCGGCCTGCATGGCTGGCAGTGGATGTTTTTGATTGAGGGCGCGGCTTCAGTGGTGCTCTGCGCATTCGTCTGGTTCTGGCTGCAATCGCATCCGCGTCAGGCCAAGTGGCTGAGCGAAGAAGAGCGCGAAGCGCTGGTGGCGGCGATTGCCGAGGAGCAGCGCGCTCGTGAGGCGTCGCAGGTGGTCAAACCGTCGATGTTCAAGCTATTGGCGGATCGGCAGATCGCGCTGTTCTGTTTCATCTATTTCTCCATCGCCCTGACCATTTACGGCGCGACGTTCTGGCTGCCGAGCATGATCAAGAAGATGGGCAATCTCGGTGACTTCCAGGTCGGCCTGCTCAACTCGATCCCGTGGATCATTTCGATTGTCGCCATGTACGGTTTCGCGGCGATGGCCGGCAAGTGGAAGTTCCAGCAGGCGTGGGTCGCGCTGACGCTGGTGATTGCGGCGATCGGCATGTTCATGTCGACCACCGGCGGGCCGATCTTCGCCTTCGTCGCGATCTGTTTCGCCGCCATCGGTTTCAAGGCAGCGTCGGCATTGTTCTGGCCAATTCCGCAAAGCTATCTGGATGCGCGTATCGCCGCTGCGGTGATCGCCCTGATCAACTCCATCGGCAACCTCGGCGGTTTCGTTGCGCCGACCGCGTTCGGCTTCCTCGAAGAAACCACCGGCTCGATCGAGGGCGGTCTGTATGGCCTGGCGGCGACGTCGCTGATCGCGGCGGTGGTGATCTTTTTCGCCCGCACGGCGCCAGGAACCAAAGGCAAAACCCCGGCAAAGCCGCATGACGACACCGCCGTTATTGCGACGGCCAGCCCGGCCGCGAGCCATTGA
- a CDS encoding glucarate dehydratase family protein, which produces MKITRVTVTPIAFRDPPLLNASGIHEPFALRSIIEIESDNGYIGLGESYGDSPALAIQQQLQAQLIGLDPFNLNQLRAIVQATVAANKPATIAGAELAPGSHASKAVSNAYSAFEVAFLDLQAHYLNVPLVDLLGGAIRDEVPFSAYLFFKYAQHVDSPYKPDNWGEALSEQQIVAQAARMIEAYGFKSIKLKAGTLPPEHEVACIKALKKAFPGYPLRIDPNGNWSLETSIRMAELLGNDLQYYEDPTPGLDGMAELHKRTGLPLATNMVVTDFDELRRSIAQNSVQIVLADHHYWGGLRDTQTLAKMCDVFGLGVSMHSNSHLGISLMAMAHVAAAVPNLDYACDTHYPWQEPDEEVIKGGKLPIVDGCVKITRAPGLGLELDHEQLGKLHDQYLTCGIRQRDDVRQMQRYKPDWKAVKPRF; this is translated from the coding sequence TTGAAAATCACCCGCGTAACTGTGACCCCGATTGCCTTTCGCGATCCGCCGCTGCTCAACGCCAGCGGCATTCATGAACCCTTCGCCTTGCGCTCGATCATCGAGATCGAAAGCGACAACGGCTACATCGGCCTCGGCGAAAGCTATGGCGATTCCCCGGCGCTGGCGATCCAGCAGCAGTTGCAGGCGCAACTGATCGGTCTCGATCCGTTCAACCTCAACCAGTTACGCGCGATCGTGCAGGCCACCGTTGCCGCCAACAAACCCGCCACTATTGCCGGTGCCGAACTCGCGCCCGGTTCTCATGCCAGCAAAGCGGTGAGCAATGCTTATTCGGCGTTCGAAGTAGCCTTCCTCGATTTGCAGGCGCATTACCTGAATGTGCCGCTGGTGGACCTGCTCGGTGGCGCGATTCGCGATGAGGTGCCGTTCAGCGCCTATCTGTTCTTCAAGTACGCGCAGCATGTCGATTCGCCCTACAAACCGGACAACTGGGGCGAAGCACTCAGCGAGCAGCAGATCGTTGCGCAGGCCGCGCGGATGATCGAGGCGTACGGTTTCAAAAGCATCAAACTCAAGGCCGGGACGTTGCCGCCGGAGCATGAAGTGGCGTGCATCAAGGCGTTGAAAAAGGCCTTCCCCGGCTACCCGTTGCGCATTGATCCGAATGGCAACTGGTCACTGGAAACCTCGATTCGCATGGCCGAGTTGCTCGGCAATGATCTGCAATATTACGAAGACCCGACTCCGGGCCTCGACGGCATGGCCGAGCTGCACAAGCGCACCGGTCTGCCGCTGGCAACCAATATGGTGGTCACCGATTTCGACGAATTGCGCCGCAGCATCGCGCAAAACAGCGTGCAGATTGTTCTCGCCGACCACCATTACTGGGGCGGCCTGCGCGACACGCAGACCCTGGCGAAGATGTGCGACGTATTTGGCCTCGGCGTGTCGATGCATTCCAATTCGCACCTGGGCATCAGCCTGATGGCGATGGCCCATGTGGCGGCTGCGGTGCCGAATCTGGATTACGCCTGCGATACGCATTACCCGTGGCAGGAGCCGGATGAAGAGGTGATCAAGGGCGGCAAACTGCCGATTGTCGATGGCTGCGTGAAGATCACCCGGGCGCCGGGGCTTGGGCTGGAGCTGGATCATGAGCAGTTGGGCAAGCTGCATGATCAGTACCTGACGTGCGGGATTCGCCAGCGCGATGATGTGCGGCAGATGCAGCGGTACAAGCCGGATTGGAAGGCAGTTAAACCGAGGTTTTGA
- a CDS encoding LysR substrate-binding domain-containing protein: MNPRTLTPSMSLLLAFEAAARHESYTRAAHELSLTQSAVSRQVQILEKMLGMRLFSREGRQVVLTDVGRMYQRELAEALGQIRSATLQAMAFGSGIHSLRLATLPTFGSKWLLPRLKDFYTAHPGMTVHLHSRIAAIDFDTSEIDAAICVGGGEWPGLTALPLHTEELVVIASAQLSDAERDDAEQHIAGQLLLNVSSNAQAWAEWFSHQGLPHRSMRIGPSFEMTSHLIQAVRANIGVGLVPRILVEDELLNGELLQLGEPITSRRSYYLVYPPRNENLPSLKAFRDWLVHTL, translated from the coding sequence ATGAATCCGCGCACGCTCACCCCTTCCATGTCGTTATTGCTGGCTTTCGAGGCCGCCGCGCGCCATGAAAGCTACACCCGCGCCGCCCACGAACTGTCGCTGACGCAGAGTGCGGTCAGCCGTCAGGTGCAGATTCTCGAGAAGATGCTCGGCATGCGTTTGTTCAGCCGTGAAGGCCGGCAAGTGGTACTGACCGATGTCGGGCGCATGTATCAGCGCGAACTTGCCGAAGCGCTTGGGCAGATTCGTAGTGCGACATTGCAGGCGATGGCGTTTGGCTCGGGCATTCACAGTCTGCGCCTGGCGACGCTGCCGACCTTCGGCTCGAAATGGTTGCTGCCACGATTGAAAGATTTCTACACCGCGCATCCGGGCATGACCGTGCATTTGCATTCGCGTATCGCAGCGATTGACTTCGATACCAGCGAAATCGATGCGGCGATCTGCGTCGGTGGCGGTGAATGGCCGGGGCTGACGGCCCTGCCCTTGCACACCGAGGAACTGGTGGTGATCGCCAGTGCGCAACTGTCCGATGCTGAGCGCGACGACGCCGAACAACACATCGCCGGGCAACTGCTGCTCAATGTCAGCAGTAATGCCCAGGCGTGGGCGGAATGGTTCAGCCATCAGGGTCTGCCGCACCGAAGCATGCGTATCGGGCCGAGCTTTGAAATGACCTCGCACTTGATTCAGGCGGTGCGGGCGAATATTGGCGTGGGTTTGGTGCCGCGAATTCTGGTCGAAGATGAGCTGTTGAATGGCGAGTTGCTGCAACTGGGTGAGCCGATTACCAGTCGCCGCAGCTATTACCTGGTGTATCCGCCGCGCAATGAGAATTTGCCGTCACTCAAAGCGTTTCGGGATTGGCTGGTGCATACACTCTGA